From the genome of Rhododendron vialii isolate Sample 1 chromosome 10a, ASM3025357v1:
TCAGAATGTCTTGGCACACTTGCGAATTCATGGTCTCCCAGGTTCACGTCAATATAGCTTGTGATTGACGAAGTCTAGCTTGCAGAAAGAGGTACGTCCTCTTACATATACACGCTCTACTTCGCTCCGTACTTCATATATCCTATTTAGGTAGGCATCGGCGTGTCATTCCGGCCAAACCAACCAAAGACATTAACAGTGTCTTTCCTTGTGTGCAGGTTGGTATCTCCACAGAAAGATCGTGCATGGCTACTCATTACTCGTATAGTGCCGGTATTTATACCCTGCACAACTACCAGTGATGGAAAGAACCATTTCGTAAAATctttgttttcctcttctttgGTTTTCTAGTCAGGGAAAACATGCCGGTAATGGATAATGTTTCCCCTTCCTAATCCAAGTCAAAGCTGAATAATGCACAAGGTTTAGAAAAGCTTTACTCACTGTCATTTCTTCTCTCACACGTGTATTTACAAGATATCATTATTTTGCATCGCAAAGACCGGTGGCTTGGTCGCAGAACCCATCCCTATCAAGCAGCTTCGGCGGTGGAGCACTTAATAGAGGGGAGGAAGGGCTACCATAAGCATTACGTCGACTGTTTCCACAACCAAGGCTCAATCTGGTACTCACCCCAGTTACTGGATTTGTGCCACTTGCATATTTGCAAAGAGCCTACACAAAAATACAACTCATGAAACATGTAAATGAAGTGAACTATGGTACAATGCAAGAATATATGAGAATGGAAAATGATATCAAActcgggatttttttttaagacagTGTGATGCAGAAAAATTAGTCTCTGTGTGCAAGGAAATTAAAGATAATGGCTGCAATGGGCTATTATCCACATAGTTCAGTTAAACCATTCCATTTCACTAAGCTATCATTTTATAACACATTTTGACAAGTGTAATCAATTACTTCAACAGTTTACAGCTTGATTAACTTCAGCAATATACAAATTACCAACTTAAAGGAACAAGGTAACAATCGACGATAAATGAAGGAAAATTATGTAAAGGACAAGGTTATAATGCTTGGAAGTTGTCAGTTGTTCAGTTGTCTATATTCCTGCAGAATCCTGCATGGGTCGATCAGGATATATGGTTGATCCATGCTGTGAGAAACttcttttttgatccgcaaagaAGAGGTTTCCATATCATTAATCAAAACGATACAATGATACAAAAGAGAAACCCTATAGTAACACACTAGGGAGCGTCATACAAAGATGACAAGCTCAACCTATCACTACACATGACAAGCTCAAAGATGACATGCTCTGAGAAActtgcatcatataaaagagATCAGGATGAAAGTTCAAATAGATTTAAAGGCATAAAACTGCGAAGTGGAATCTATGGACGAAAGTTCATCTATGGACTACAGGAACCTGGATAGCAATTCAACTTGATAATTGCCTATGTGAGAGGACGTGAGCATTCAATGCCTCGCACAAAAGAAAATAGTCGACCTAGTGGTAGTGTCAAACAGAGCTTAGTCGTAATTGACTCAAGAGATGGTTTGGGTTAGTTGGTGCCCAATTTCTGCTTCTGTCAGCGTCTCAGGATGCTTCATGTTTGTTCGATCTGTCATTGTTGCTTAAGGAAGCATGCAGCCTAAGGTGTCGATTTATGTTAATCAGCAACTAAtatctccttttttcttttcacttgcACTTTTTTCCATCGAGATATTAAACAGGCTTCTAGATGCTTTGATGTGCAATCAAAGTTAATTACTATTGTATGATGGATGATTGAGTGAATTGGTAAAGTATATTCAATATAAATTGTGGCCATAAGATACCTGTTTCTGGAGAAGGTCCAAAACAGCATCACTGAAGTCAGCACCATCAATAACAGCACCACCAAGATCACTACGGGTGAGGACCGATCTAACAAGGACAGCATTTGTAAGATTGGCTTCATTGAGAACCTGTTAGCATAGTACAGAAAATACATTGTCTTGCTTAATAGAGGCAAAGCAGCTAGTTTAGGTAATTCTACATTACGGTTTTAGGCCCTCACTACTGAGTTACCTGTTCAAATGAATAAAAACTTTGATGTAAGAAATTGACATAAAGTATACACTAGTACAAAGAAACAATCACGAATCCACAATCATTACTATATGTAACTTTTTGGaattaccaaacaaaaactgaaGTAAGAGTTTAAAACCTAAATCAAACCTAAATGCAATGGTAATGAACATATCCTGAGGTTTGGGTCACGTTACCATGCGATCCATCAATGTATCGCTCAAATCCGCACCTGCACAAAGACTGTTGCATGAGGCAAGGCAGATTGCATTCAAGCCTTACGAGAATAAACATGTGTAATGGAACCTGTTTCATAGTCACTT
Proteins encoded in this window:
- the LOC131304124 gene encoding thylakoid lumenal protein TL20.3, chloroplastic isoform X3, with amino-acid sequence MPALADLNKFEAELRGEFGIGSAAQFGSADLRKAVHVNENFRRANFTSADMRESDFSGSTFNGAYLEKAVAYKANFTGADLSDTLMDRMVLNEANLTNAVLVRSVLTRSDLGGAVIDGADFSDAVLDLLQKQALCKYASGTNPVTGVSTRLSLGCGNSRRNAYGSPSSPLLSAPPPKLLDRDGFCDQATGLCDAK